A single genomic interval of Lepidochelys kempii isolate rLepKem1 chromosome 13, rLepKem1.hap2, whole genome shotgun sequence harbors:
- the DAD1 gene encoding dolichyl-diphosphooligosaccharide--protein glycosyltransferase subunit DAD1 isoform X2, translating to MSGAAAAGGGSVGSVVRRFLAEYSSGTASRLKVLDAYLLYVLLSGALQFGYCLGVGTFPFNSFLSGFISAVGSFILGVCLRIQINPQNKGDFQGISPERAFADFLFASTILHLVVINFVG from the exons ATGTCGGGCGCGGCGGCGGCTGGCGGCGGCTCGGTGGGCTCCGTGGTGCGGCGCTTCCTGGCCGAGTACAGCAGCGGCACCGCCAGCCGCCTCAAGGTGCTGGACGCGTATCTGCTCTACGTGCTGCTGAGCGGCGCGCTGCAGTTCGGCTACTGCCTGGGCGTGGGCACCTTCCCCTTCAACTCCTTCCTCAGCGGCTTCATCTCCGCCGTGGGCAGCTTCATCCTGGGCG TTTGCCTGCGGATCCAGATCAACCCACAGAACAAAGGTGACTTCCAGGGCATCTCGCCAGAGCGGGCCTTCGCAGACTTCCTCTTCGCCAGCACCATCCTGCACCTCGTCGTCATCAACTTCGTGGGCTGA
- the DAD1 gene encoding dolichyl-diphosphooligosaccharide--protein glycosyltransferase subunit DAD1 isoform X1 encodes MSGAAAAGGGSVGSVVRRFLAEYSSGTASRLKVLDAYLLYVLLSGALQFGYCLGVGTFPFNSFLSGFISAVGSFILGVSLGERTCVYLSGRLDSWQKTMQPLPRVTPMASLLHRNCCLLAPLPGHLLLKLLSSVGSFILGGK; translated from the exons ATGTCGGGCGCGGCGGCGGCTGGCGGCGGCTCGGTGGGCTCCGTGGTGCGGCGCTTCCTGGCCGAGTACAGCAGCGGCACCGCCAGCCGCCTCAAGGTGCTGGACGCGTATCTGCTCTACGTGCTGCTGAGCGGCGCGCTGCAGTTCGGCTACTGCCTGGGCGTGGGCACCTTCCCCTTCAACTCCTTCCTCAGCGGCTTCATCTCCGCCGTGGGCAGCTTCATCCTGGGCG TTTCCTTAGGTGAAAGAACGTGCGTTTACCTGTCTGGCCGGCTTGATTCCTGGCAGAAGACAATGCAGCCTCTTCCCAGAGTAACCCCCATGGCATCCCTACTCCATAGGAACTGCTGCCTCCTCGCCCCCCTGCCTGGGCATCTCTTACTCAAGCTCCTCAGTTCTGTGGGCAGCTTCATCCTAGGCGGCAAGTAA